In Rhodamnia argentea isolate NSW1041297 chromosome 1, ASM2092103v1, whole genome shotgun sequence, the genomic window TTCTGTTGTGGCGTAGCCTGCACGCGTCAATTTATTGTTGCGTAGCTGCCGAACCAGTTCTTCTACCATGAGTTGATCAGACTATCGATGTCAGAAGACATCTTCTACCTCACCTTGAGTTTGGGGGTGTAAGACATAATTAGGGTAATTTTCCAAATTCTCCATATCTCAGAGGGCATATCCCTGATTGATTGGAACCGATATCATAATATCTTCTTACCTTAAATAGTCATCTTATAATGCATTAGGATAATGTACTCTCCATCGTAACACAGAAAAATACATAGAAATTACACAATTCTCTATTTCGCTttatttttatatgaaattCTAGCAACTTATGTTTGGCTAAGAAAAAAACTATAGCAACTTAAAAGTTGTTTTGTTCTCAATAACTAATTCCAACCACATTCAAATTATTATCACCTAAACAAAAAACTGTTGCAAAGTTTTgttaacaaaaaatcaaaatacagAGATGATATTCAGCTCCAAGATCTGATTTAATTGCTGGCTTCTCAATGCTTTTTCAGGAGCTGGAGACAACAATCTCATGAATGAGGCAAATTGGCATCAGTTCTTCCTAAAACCACTTGAAACAGACCTTTTAGTCTCGATTATTTGAACAACCTGGTGCAGTTGCTTAACCCTTCACCAGGACTAGATGACTCATCCACATATTGGGCACTTCTCATTTGAAGCCCCATTACACTGAAGACAACCACACGAaaccggggaaaaaaaaaaaaaaaaacaacgaagCTCTTTCTAGTAATGCAATTCTTGTTAACAAAATCGATACTTTGTTCACTGCAGAAGATGTGTATCGGATCAGGACATGTAGTCCAGCTCCATCATGGTGCTGAGGTTCATCGGGCTCATGTACTTGGTCGACCCGATCATCATCTGCTGCACGATCAGCCTGTTGGCCTTCTGAGATGGATGGAATGCATCCCAGAATGCGTAGAGGTCTCTGTTCGGACATAAGTTGGACAACACGGTGCACAGCCCCAAGCCATTGTTAGGCCCTTGGCCACAGCACGCTATTCTTGAGGTCACAAATCCTGCCatgaccaaaaaagattagaGATCATGAAAGATTGGTAAGTATAATAAAACTGATTCATTGGCCACATCACTTAGTGCGCAAATTTGTTGGACCGGTCTTAGTCAATGGCATAGCGTTATTCGATTGTGATTCGAGCCTTGCGTACCATAAGCTTGAGGGTCGGTGACGAAGTCCGTGTGCATTTGCTGGATGTTTGCAGCTATGAACACATCACTGCCCAGTTTGTTGTTCAGCCCTCTCAGCATTTGGATGAGTTGGGGGTTGTACAATGCCGCAGCCCTTTGCAGCTCGGCCGAGCACCCACCATTGGTGCCTCGCATTGCAAGCTCCGCTGGGACACAGCCCAATGGCCCGGTCCCTGTCACAAGAACCCTTCTGGCCCCTAATCTGTACAGCTTCTGCATTAATGTTTGAAATAGGGAAAAGCCAAGTCAGTCAGAGGTATAATTATGATCTCCACAAAATAAGTCAAACGTTTCTAGGTTAACGATGACAAAATTGTTGCTAATATGTCGCAACAGAGTTATTTCTTAagaggtttaattgcaagaaAAGCTGAAGTGGAATTACCAATAGAAGCTTGCGGTACTCAGAGATGAGGAACTTGACATATTCGGGCAGACGGTACTGTCGGGATCTCGCGGAGTTTGGTACCAAGTAGTAGTTGTTCACGAAATCATTTCCACCTACCGTTATGAGAACTAGTGCTTCATTTACAAGCCGCCGTGTCTGTTCTGCTCCTATGAGCCGGCGTACTCTCAGCTGGTACTCATGAAAGTACTCAAATTGTCTGAACATCCGGATGATGTTTAGCTGCAAAATATTGGAATACATGCAGCATCGCAGACATTAGTATTATTATGTCAGGAAAATTGATCATTCACAGGAAAAAATTTGACTTCAATTGGAGGGTAAATGTGAGCGTGCTTGTCAATCATTATCTGaagaatgaaaatactttgttgcATTTGATTCTCAGTTCATGTTCCAGCTGGGATTGCATGAGAATGCTTATGTGATCTTCAGTTGAGGATGCCGATTACTTACAAATTGTACTCCTGTATCATTAAGGATACCGATCCCGGCTGAAGCAAAGTTAGCACCCACAAGGAGTCTTCTTCCTCGAAGGTCAGGGCTCAAGTACGGCAATGTGGATTCTGACCCGATTTGTTCGCCTGAAAGATGACGGTCGATCAGAATCATGGCACTTTACAACAGTTGGAAAAGGAAGAGTGTAGTAGTGTACAATAAACATAAGAAACGCAACTAATTATGTCCGGTATGTTGAGGCCATTTGAGAACCGGCCGGTAGCTCTGTGAGTCGGATAATCAATCCCATACGGGGGCGAGTCAGCACGAGCTGTGGTCGCCAAGTAGTTGTTATTACCACTGTCGACGAGCGAGTCTCCGAACACGAAGAAAGCCCTAGCCTCAGTTTGGAATGCATTGTCAAACAGGATCAACACAAGCCCCAGGACAATAAAGGGATTGAAAGATGCTGAGCCAGCCATTGAACTACCGAGGTGAAAGGAGCTCGGGACCGGCGCTATTGGAAATTCCTAAAGGCGTTTGGAGGATGTGGATGGAGGACTAAGAGATTGGCCTTTTTATATACTTTGTGGACTTCGAAACTGCCTTTTGATGTAAAGGACCACCAAGAACAGAGGTATTACGAGAGGTGGTTGTGCCTGGCAACTAACTCTACTAGCTCATCATCGGATTAATGCCCGCTGAACCATTAAGATGCCGAGTGCTCTTTGCTGGATACTGTGATCAACCACCTCAGTGAAGAAAAATTAAGTCCCAGAATGAACTTCTAATGCCTAGTGCACTGCTCAAATTGAGCAGACTCTTTGCAGAAGCGAACCTAAGATATTGCCTGAAGTTGAATGCAGCGCCAAAAGCTGGAGAAAGGAATATACACAATGCGGTGATTAGCCAAGGAAATTGTTCCATGTCCCTATCAGTAAATGCACCGTAAGTTTAGGAACTTCAAGATGCCAATAGTCCTTGTTGCCATGCCACTATGCCAACTTCCTATATGACGATAAATTATCCACAAGTAGGAACGAAATCGTCTGACATAGGAATCTTATCTAATTCGTGGGGGCTGCATCAATCAAATTTCTTCATATGGTTGTTGAAGACTTCGGTTTCAGCCTTTCAGGTATGCTACTGTGACTGCTGGATTAAGATCAAAGCATTGGCAGTTCAGTTAAGGTGAACCCACTCCTACAATGTCAATGTTGATTGTGTTCCATTAGGCCTCAAGCTTCTCTGTGTCTTCCTATTCCTATGGATCCTCTTGTGGCCCTTCTAGTTCTGGAAACAAAACCAGCacctagagaaaaaaaaaacatggaagcAAACTCAAAATTGTGATTTTATAGGATCTTTAACAATCTCAATAAACGAAGCCTCCAAGTATTTCCTTGACATTCTTACTTTTCGGTTTGGCAGAACAAGTTGAAGAAGCACTGTCCTTAAAACTTTAGTTGCTCTCAAATTTCTCAGAAGCAACTTTTGCATCTTGCACGAAAATTCAGATGCAGAAGCATCACACCAACCAAACTAAATGGCCCCAGTTTGATCTTTTAagcaatttcatggtcttttaagCACTGTCCTTAACCAAATTATATGCAAAACCAATGCCAAAAGTCAGacaaagggggggaaaaaaaaggcaaccGGAGCTAAGATAGGAATGCCTGTCGCTGAAGCATCTTATTAACATTTTGACAGCGAATGTGcacgaatattttttttcatcaactTGATCGGTATTGAAGTTATGGAATTTAAAAGGGAAAGTCAAGCTAATTGACTTATGTGGGGACACACAGTGAAGCCCACAAAGCGTTAATTAAGCAGCAGAAGCAGCTCAACTTATTGCACTTCCATCAGATTAACTTGACCTGTTTTTTGCAGCTCTTAATGTGTTACAGCACATCAGAGGCCTCAATGTAAACTGAATTCATTAATTCGACTCGGCAAAtacatcatttatttttgcCTTCTTCCTTGTTTCGGTTTGTGCAGTTCTTCTGCTCAAGAGCACAATATGAGTTTAGAACTAAAGGGGCAAACAGAAATAGAGCTTTGCTAACGTAGCGGTTTTTGAATGACTGTGATAATAagttgtgagccacaaattcttaaaatagtaattcattattttattttattttatggtcCAAAACAGACTATTAATCTTACAATCATCCAAAGGttgttacataatcaattctccTAGTAAAATGAGCACTCAACTTGATTGTAATAATTCAAACTAGTATTACCACGTATGACATTTCCATGTTAGGATCTAATTGCCAATGCCTACCTTAAAAATGCAGGAGATCTGGTCCCATTTTTTTCTGATCATTCGATAAAAAAGATTTATTCGTCTGTGATTAAAATAATTGTTAAATTtatgttttgaaaaaataataataagggaTTGACTCTCCCGACCGGCCGAAGGTCATCGTTGAAGCCCGCACATTAGACGGGCATACTGTGCGGCCCATTAAGGCCCGTTTTGCTTTTTAAGACTGTCAATACATGTCAATGGCCTCTACAGATGATGATGAAAAAGCAACTGTGCATTAGAGCATCTGTTTTACATTTTTCTTGGCTATTTCTacgaagaaatttttttttttttggttgaatttgtAAGAAGAATTGACAGACTAAAGTTCATGAGTCCTTGGTAACTGATGCAAGATTCGCCCAAAATCGAGCCTCCAAATTTATTCTCGAGCAAACCCGATTCATTCATTCCATAATCAAACTAGTCCGTCGACTTCATCTCATGATCCATTTGATCCATAACGATTATCAACGACTAGGTTAAAAAACATAGGATTAAAAAACTCGAAGCACCCCATTCTGAGGACATATAACCAACAGTTCATGCATAGAGATGAAAACTTCAGACAGACCATAAGACAATGCTTTGTATCAAGAAAACgattaaaacaagaaaaatgaaagccTCCTCTCAGACAACTTTGAATTGGTTAATTTCTTCAGGCCAGATGAGAATCAAGGGCCAGGATGGTGCTGAGGTTCATGGGGTCCATGTACTCGGTCGAACCCTTCATGATGGATTGGACGATGATTCCGTTCGCCTTCTGTGACGGGTGAAACAGATCCCAGAATGCGTACTGGTCTCGGTTAGGGCACAAGTTCGACGCCGCGGTGCATAGCCCGATCCCATTGTAAGGCCCTTGGCCACAGCATGCCACTTTCGATGTCACAAACCCTGCACCAATATGATGTCATTGGATGATCATGTATAGAATTTATTTTGCATTGCAGAAATTCTTCAGATAAATTCAATGATGCCTTCCCCTCCCTATCAAAAGTCTTTTTCCGAGAACATGTGCAAGATACTCATCGTGGTCTCCAATTGCGGACCGATTTAGGGAAGCTGTTGTGACGAATGCGAAACATGTGACACATCGATATGGAGATACATATGTATCTGGCATATTAATCTGCTCATGATTGAGATTACCATAGGCCTGAGGGTCGGTGATGAAGTCACTATGCATGAGGTCGGTGTTGGCGGCTATGAACACCTGAGAGCCGTGCTCCTGGTTGAGCCCTTTGAGCATTTGGACAAGCTGAGGGTTGAAGAGTGAAGCGGCCTGCTGGAGCTCCGGCGCGCACTGCCCGTTCCTGCCCCGCAATGCCAGCTCCGCCGGGACACACCCCATTGGCCCCGTCCCGGTCACTAGCACCCTCCTCGCCCCGAGCTCATATAGCCTCTGCCGCaccataattgcaataaataagGATCAACATTACTTGATAAACAAGTACGTGAAGGGTTATGTTCTTTTTAATACTTTTATgtctatatttttttgtaaaattagttaaattaatCCCTATTTAGGTCCCCCACTTTGTAAAACTGATACTCGACCAAATCTTCTCTAACATTGCTCCAGAAAAAGGAACGGAGAAAGCTGTGGCTGAACTTGAAAGTTAATGACAAAAAAGGTTAGACAATTGCGACGTTGGATGAAAAGAAACTTGTTAACAAAATCAGAAGGAAGCCCAAAGGGTTCGAACTCAATCACCTCAAGGAGTTTCCGGTACTCAGAGATGAGGTACTTGACATAGTCGGGGATAGCAAATTGGCGCGACCGGGCAGAGTAAGGCACCAGGAAGTAGTTGTTCACGAAGTCGTTCCCTCCGACGGTGATGAGCACAAGAGCTTGGTTTACCAGCTGTTGAGTTCTCTCAGCTCCTACCAGGGCACTCACCTTATGCTGGTATTCCTCAAAGTACTGCAATTGCCTGTACATCCTTATAATGTTtatctgccaaaaaaaaaacacaggcaCTTGGTTGATACCAACACAAATATTACTCATTCTAGAGGTAGCTAGTACAGATTATGCTTACGAATTGTATTCCAGTGTCATTGAGGATTCCGATTCCGGCGGAAGCAAAATTAGCACCGACTAGTAGCTTCTCTCCTGTGAGCTCCGGACTCAGGTACGGCAATGTCGACTCAGATCCTAATTCCTGACCTGGGCAATTCATCGCATTTTAGCTGATAAGTCGGACCTCATTTGCATCACAATGAAACTGAAAAATGTGCACTGAAACATGTGGGAATGGAAAAACCTACTGATGAAGTCCGGAATGTTGAGCCCATTAGAGAACCGGCCAGTGGGCCGGCCAGTCGGGTAGTCGATGCCGTAGGGGGGCAAGTCCGCACGGGCTGTGGTTGCCAAGTAGTTGTTGTTGCCATTGTCGACGAGCGAGTCGCCAAACACGAAGAATGCTCGAGCTGCCTCCGCAAACGGGGATAAGAAAGTCCCCATCATCGCCGTGGCTAAACCAATCGCGACAAGGACGGTCGCAGGAGATGAATACAGAAAGCTTGCCATgggcatggagagagagagagaaactaatGTAGTTCTGTGTTTTCTGCTTAAGTGAAACACTAAATTGGCTACGTGACTGCAACAACAAGACAGGGTTTATATAGTTATAAGTTGCTGTCCGAtgttggagaaaggaaaaaaggttgGTTCCCTggtcttcattttcctttcggCATGCTTGCGTCACTATCCTGTTTCTCTAGGTTGCACGAGTATAAAATGAGCTGAGGTGACGGATTTATTACGCAATATATCATCTAGTGCTATGGCCCTGCTAATAATATACTTTGCGTCATTTTTTTCGAATAGTGCTGTAACCCTAATAATAATATGCGCTCTCGGTCGATTTAGTGTGATGTAAGCTGGATTGGTCTCACATGTCTCAAAATATATCTCCAATCTCAcctacacaaaaaaaataacaataaaaaaatcatgcaaaATAATACCGAACAATGAAAGCAACTataatatattgaaaattcaagggaaattccaaataaggacctaaagtgccctcattgtttcaaagaaaaacctaatcaatgacattttcttcatttatttttttttcttttttgttctctgttttcctatttttttttttttttttccttgttgagGCCGGTGAGGGCTAGCAACCTCGGCAAAGGCTGCTGGCACCTGGTGACCTCGGCTAGGCCCCCGTTGACCACGGGTGAGGCGACCCGCACCCAGATCTAGGGAGGCCCGACCTCACCCGGGCCGGGCCTCGCGTGGGTGAGGCTCGCAACGACCAAGGGCAGCCTCCTCCAACCCTCACCAATGGCCGACCATCGCTTGAGACAGGACCTCGGTGAAAaggaacggaaaaaaaaaaggaaaaagaaagcaaaaaaagaaaaaaaaattagaaaatgtaaaattaaaaaaatatccttcGTTagacctttttttgaaaaaatgatgacactttaagctcttatttgaaataatgttcattTCGGGACCggattttggaattttcccaaaattcaaTGTCTCgacattgaatttttggatttgctACATAAATCATACCCCCACTCTCTCCATGAACTTTTTGTATCTTTACCTTCCCCTCATAATAAAAGTGAAATTATTATTCAAAAAGAATATTTGTCAACATAAATCTGAGAGATTATTTTTGGGAGCGGGACTGGTTTCAAAAAGAATTGACAGGTTTATATAAGGAAATCAATTAATTATAGGGAGGCAAACTCAATAAATATGGGGGACTAGGGTCATTGTGCAGGATCACCTGCTTCTTAGTGGTTAGGAAACCATGaacatcaacatcatcttcCTCTTTTAAGCGTCTCTCAAATTTGACTTGCAGTCTTGTAGTACTAGTTGTGTCCAACTTTTTCTTGGATAGTTATATGGGTAGTCCTGCACTTTTTTCCTCATGTTCGACATCGCCGTTAAATCGAAACCCTCCACCCCCAACAAATCGAAATTCAGCCGCCACTGGCCGTAAATCGAAACTCGACCAGTGCCACTACAGACACTGTCGACCCAATAGCCATTATcatgcgctctctctctctctctctctctctctctctctctctctctctctctctctctctctcaggtcGGTCTCCACCAATGGAGGTCACCTCCTACGGTGGAGGTGCACGAGCGCGCATTGAAGTCGTCTCGTCTCAGACTTGGGACCTAGATACGGAGCTCGAGCGCCCCCGCAAGTGGATAGGTTTATGAATCCTCGAGGTCATCAGGGTTTCAAAAAGAGAGATCTAATTCCAATGCTTTCGAATCAACATGGAatggcgcaaaaaaaaaaaaaaaaggttaagagGTGTTTGCATCGTTAAAGGTAGTAAAACTGTTCACGTCATATTAATTACAAACTAGGATCAAATTTAAGAGTGGCACCAACTCCTCTTACTATTCCTTACAACACGAACTATTTTTACAGGTGGAGACAGTGCTGCTGCATTCATGGAATTCACTTACATCATTGCCATGCATGGAAAACAGGCGATTGATCCGGGCTGGAACACACTGTCCCAGCTTCTATTATTGGATCCTAAAAAGCCATCGGCTCGCAATTTCTTCGAGCAAAACACACACTGACTTTCATGGTCTCCCATGGCATTGAAGTGTCACCAGCTACTGTGGAAATAATTGCCACCTAAACTGTTGACTATAGGTTAAGCAGAGATTGAATTCCCTCTTTGTTTTGTGTTGCACATTCTGGATGTTGTGTTAATCAGAAGTCATTCTGGAGGTGGATTTAAGGGGATGAATTTCGTGTGTATGGTTCTTTGATATGCGATTGACTTGATACCAGAATACGTTGACAAAACAATGTCTGGCAAATTGAAAGTTATTGCGGAAAGAGAGATCCAAAAATCAAATGCAGAAGTCGGCAAAGGATGTATTTGACACATGCATGCATTGTCATTCGCTAGCTGTACCGCATCAGTCTTGAAATCGATACACAAGATGCCCTTTTTCGCCCATGAGACCTACTAGGGTAAGGTAGAGAGAGATCGCACATGATCAACATCAATGAGCGGTCTTCAAGGACTTCACCTGCCCCACTTTCCTCTTTCGAAGCTATTATGATGTACGTGAGTAATTGTTGAGTTTCCTCATGTTTATCAGATGGCCAAGGCTTTAGTACTTGAAGAAACATGGACCTAAAACTCTAAACACTCCTGATTaggtaataaatttattatacatTGTGTGCCAAGCCAACTACTTTACTTTCATAgttttaccttttaattttagtaTGACTTAGCTGGAGAAACAAGCAGTGGAACTACAATGAAATTGCTGTGTTTAATAAGATTGACCTACTTTCCAGGCTCTCAACAGTTGCCAACGATTGGAGAAGATTTCTAGGAAGCCATGCCTGAGAACCACTTCCCAGTGTGACAAACTGATTTGTAGTAGTCTTCCGAGAGGGGCAATGGCGGTTGTCTTTGGGTAAAATTGAAAGGCATATCATTAATTTGTCAATAGGAGGAGTTTCCTTATTTATTCTTAGGGTTTTTTCTTCGGTAACATCGATCAGAAAATGCGTGAGCCTATGTACAAGTACGTCGATAATGAATATCTTCAATGAACACATAGCTAGATAATTTATATATTCGTTTCAACTTGCGATGGTTTTATATATTCTCTAAAGTATTACCCATATCTTGGCTAACAAGGATGAAAACTATACGTTCTTGAGTATTCTTAATTTTCAACTATACTTATGGTACAagctaaaaaagagaaagaaacccTCATATGTCAAGTCAAATCAGTTAGATCAATTTAAATCgatttggttaaaaaattatttgaacgaTTCCGAAGATACTAAAATCTATCTAATAAATTAGTTTTACCAAGTGATGTGATACTTTACAAGTGATTATTTAAGTAAATGGCACTTTCAAGCACGGACATAATTTTGTCGCATCACAATACACAAATTGTAGACGCTGCCTTAATATGCCCATGACATAGAATTTGTAGTGATTCACCAATTTATATGTACGAAATGATTAGTAATTACATGTTTGTCCAAGATATAAGCCACATTTTGACATACGATCAAATATTGCATAACTTTGATTAACTTATAATTTCATATATGACTCGAGAAATAAACAAGAATGAGGATTATTCTCATGCTACGTCAAGTTTAGTTAAAAGCAGGTTGGTGCGATCTAATTTGGAATTTACGATTTGAGTCGGGTTGACCTTTTTATTTCCCGGTCGGAAAAAAGTCAACGATTACAATAATTTTCAAGGTGAGTCGGGAAAAACTCCACCAGTATCCTATTGCCAAGGCGGGTTACCGGATCCGGGTTCGCTTTTACCGTGTGTAGTTCGAGGTAGATACGTAGGCTCAAGATTCCGATACAATCTTCGTTGAAAGAATATAACTGTGCCATTTACATTAATCGAGTAGGAATATGAAGTGTTTAGTAGGGAAGAGGCTCAAGAGAGATCTCTACATTCATGAAGCATTTTGGTTCACCAATCTATATTTTACATATCATAAAGTTGCGATTACAAAATCACCGGAGGTGCTTTTGGTTTAGCTTTTCCAAGAGGCTTCGGGTTTATAAAGTCCCTTGGAAAAAGTTAAGATGTTCTTCAAAAAAACTTCGGGTCACTTTGGGAAAATGCCGGTATTGGCAAAGCTAAAAGCCTGGAGGTAGGGGTTGCAAGGTCACATTGTGTTGTCGCACGATGTCGGGGTCCAAATATGATGCTAGGTTGCGCAATCTTGGAGTCCAGAGCTGGCTCATCCGAGGTCCCGTGACTTTGTCGTCGCCTTGATTAGGACCGCGCGACGttggcggccctcgcctaggatCTAACCAACTGTCTTGGCCCTTCAACAGCAATCGTCGAGGTCTAAAGATCTCTTCTAAGATATATCTAGCCCTTGTATGGAGTCAACTTCATATCCAGGTTCGCATCCTAGTTCACAACCCAAATTTAGCTCCTTAGCGGCGATCTCCTCCGGCACAAATGTGGCCTTTGCACGGCTTCAACTTTGTCTCCGGCACATATCTAGGTTGAGGGCCTTCGATTGTTGTCGTGGTGTTGCTTTGCTAGTTGATTCTCCCCTCAGCCCCTACTCGTCGACGTCATTGCCAAAGGCTGGCCGACCTAGGGTTGTCATGTCAACCGAGCTAGGGGCTACTACCGGTGGTGATTAGGGTGAGGAGTTGGTGAAGCTAAAGCATAAATTGGTGTCACGATCATTTGGAGATAGGAGCAATTTTATTATGTCTTTTTGTCTCGGTTAGCCCTTACCTAGAGGGGGTAAATGAGTGATTTCGACTACTATTGGCAAATTAAGGTGGAATTAGAACGGTTAGGATAAATTTCACATGAACCCGGAGTCCGAACAAAAACTAGTGTTgtaatcaaattcaattgtgtGTAATATATCAACGAAGACAATATGAAAGAGTTAATGGATAGAGAGAATTGTACACATATGTTATTATGATTCGACTTATTgtaagcctatgtccactctcCCCACACACAGAGTCTATCGGCTGGATTTCACTAGTAATCAATAAGAGATTACAGTGATTGAAGCTTGCACACAATCACCCTTCTCAAAACCTCTCAAAGATTATAATTTTAAAGCTCTTATTTTAACACAGCAGCGTAATCTTAATCAGTATGAAATGAAGTACTACATAGTTTTTGTATTATTTTATTGTTGCTTGTCGATATAGAAACATGCATGTACTATTCAATATCCAATTTCTCCAATTTCAAGGTttctttctctccatttttttcacaattGAATTCGATAAACTGAAATATCTCCTTTTAGGGAAGGGCTTTTTCCATGAGTGGatgattctctatttttttaatgtgtGCAACCTATTAGCTATTTCCTATTCTAAGTTGTACATAAATGTGCGGAGGAAgcggaattttttttccaaaatcaaaagAGCAATTGAAAGATAAAGGATTTTGAATCCATCTTTTTATCCTATAACGAATATAAACTAATTCGATTGAAAAAGAGAGGATAGAGAGTCCATTAATGAGTCTATATATCTCCGAGGTATCTATCATTTTCTTACTAAAATACCTTGTGTTGACAGTATCACACAATATATCATTTGATAAACAATAAATCTCCtaccttcctttttctttttggagtcAAACCAAAAGTAGAAGCTCTCTTGGACTTTGGAATTTCATATTCACAACATCTTATCTTTAGTACTAGAatcttcttttatactcctaCACTTTCAAATTGGTCGTTGCATGTGTTAGGATCATTTGTCAATCAACTCGTTGGACTAGAATGCTTCAAAGAGATTATGCCACAGTTAATAGTACAATGGGAATTGTCATGATTCAATCGCCCACACAACTAAATGAGAGTTTCCATCAAAAGAGCCTTTGATAGTATGGAAACATGCTTTGCGTGATAAATTGATTTGCAAAACAATCTAATTGATTGAAGATCAATACATTCTAAATGTGAATCCTGAGCTAGGCCAATCGTTGTTGCGATATAAGCATCTTTGATATATTCTAAGTCCGAATAGATTTCACATTTCGATGAAACATTCTGAACTTGAATACTCCCAAAGTCTTAATATATTTAGCATAGGGTCTTGAGACGCAATAGACTACATGAAAATGGTTTCATCGGATTCAATAAAAGCAATGGAAGATTTTGTCAATCTTCAAAACATATTAGGTAGATTTCtcatcatcttttcttcttcttcttcttcttcttcttcttcttcttcttcttcttttcacttcAAAGTTGCTTGCAAAAAATTGCACCCCAAGTGAAGGCAACTAAACTGTATTTGCTTTCGATAAACAAACTTTGAGCCAAATATTTTTGGGAAATGACtttgcatttcctcaaagtTCAACCAAATGCAACCTAGATGCTATCAAAAGAACCGTACCAAATGATGTTCCAAAGTTTCGATAATGGAAAACTTTTCATTTGAGGAGTATCCTTTCGTGTACCCGGATAAACTTGGATACTTTAAACGCGAAGCCCATCTAACTCAA contains:
- the LOC115726011 gene encoding GDSL esterase/lipase At5g33370-like isoform X2, giving the protein MAGSASFNPFIVLGLVLILFDNAFQTEARAFFVFGDSLVDSGNNNYLATTARADSPPYGIDYPTHRATGRFSNGLNIPDIISEQIGSESTLPYLSPDLRGRRLLVGANFASAGIGILNDTGVQFLNIIRMFRQFEYFHEYQLRVRRLIGAEQTRRLVNEALVLITVGGNDFVNNYYLVPNSARSRQYRLPEYVKFLISEYRKLLLKLYRLGARRVLVTGTGPLGCVPAELAMRGTNGGCSAELQRAAALYNPQLIQMLRGLNNKLGSDVFIAANIQQMHTDFVTDPQAYGFVTSRIACCGQGPNNGLGLCTVLSNLCPNRDLYAFWDAFHPSQKANRLIVQQMMIGSTKYMSPMNLSTMMELDYMS
- the LOC115726011 gene encoding GDSL esterase/lipase At5g33370-like isoform X1; its protein translation is MAGSASFNPFIVLGLVLILFDNAFQTEARAFFVFGDSLVDSGNNNYLATTARADSPPYGIDYPTHRATGRFSNGLNIPDIISEQIGSESTLPYLSPDLRGRRLLVGANFASAGIGILNDTGVQFLNIIRMFRQFEYFHEYQLRVRRLIGAEQTRRLVNEALVLITVGGNDFVNNYYLVPNSARSRQYRLPEYVKFLISEYRKLLLKLYRLGARRVLVTGTGPLGCVPAELAMRGTNGGCSAELQRAAALYNPQLIQMLRGLNNKLGSDVFIAANIQQMHTDFVTDPQAYGFVTLRIACCGQGPNNGVGLCTVLSNLRPNRDLCILGRVSSISEGQQADRAADDDQVDQVHEPVEPQHHYGAGLLVLI
- the LOC115726010 gene encoding GDSL esterase/lipase At5g33370-like, with protein sequence MPMASFLYSSPATVLVAIGLATAMMGTFLSPFAEAARAFFVFGDSLVDNGNNNYLATTARADLPPYGIDYPTGRPTGRFSNGLNIPDFISQELGSESTLPYLSPELTGEKLLVGANFASAGIGILNDTGIQFINIIRMYRQLQYFEEYQHKVSALVGAERTQQLVNQALVLITVGGNDFVNNYFLVPYSARSRQFAIPDYVKYLISEYRKLLERLYELGARRVLVTGTGPMGCVPAELALRGRNGQCAPELQQAASLFNPQLVQMLKGLNQEHGSQVFIAANTDLMHSDFITDPQAYGFVTSKVACCGQGPYNGIGLCTAASNLCPNRDQYAFWDLFHPSQKANGIIVQSIMKGSTEYMDPMNLSTILALDSHLA